In the genome of Aquicella lusitana, one region contains:
- the fliI gene encoding flagellar protein export ATPase FliI translates to MIDILMKQKIKNHYANLNKLAEAPIPVIVSGKITRITGMKIEASNLAVPLGTICQISSADGVVINAEVIGFAENTTYLMALEHTDGLKQGASVVPISRLNHACIGEKLLGRVIDAAGNPIDGKGKTGCYEYYPLVSKPINPLARRKISEPLDVGIRAINALLTVSKGQRLGIFSGSGVGKSVLLGMMTRFTSADVVVVGLIGERGREVKEFIEENLGESGLARSVVVAAPADTSPLMRVNGAVLATTIAEYFRDKGLDVLLILDSLTRYAQAQREISLSIGELPATKGFTPSVFAKISQLVERSGNGIKERGSITAFYTVLVEADDHNDPIGDHARSVLDGHIILSRTLADAGHYPAIDIEKSISRVMPAVVDKNQLAYSHKFKQLYSAYNQNRDLINVGMYQSGANKIIDEAIRSIDNLEKFLVQNINESCDIKSSVDFLIRLFSQG, encoded by the coding sequence ATGATTGACATTTTAATGAAGCAGAAAATTAAAAATCACTATGCCAACCTCAATAAGTTGGCTGAGGCACCTATTCCGGTTATCGTATCAGGGAAGATTACCCGTATTACAGGTATGAAAATTGAGGCGTCAAATCTTGCCGTTCCACTAGGAACCATTTGCCAAATCTCCTCGGCTGACGGAGTGGTGATAAATGCAGAAGTGATTGGTTTTGCAGAAAATACAACATATTTAATGGCGCTTGAACATACTGACGGATTAAAGCAGGGAGCTTCCGTGGTACCGATTTCCAGATTAAACCACGCATGTATAGGCGAGAAACTACTGGGCAGAGTCATAGACGCAGCCGGAAATCCAATTGACGGGAAAGGGAAAACAGGCTGCTATGAATACTATCCTCTAGTAAGTAAACCGATTAATCCACTCGCAAGACGAAAAATTAGTGAACCACTTGATGTTGGAATACGTGCAATCAATGCACTATTGACCGTCAGTAAAGGACAAAGACTGGGAATATTTTCGGGAAGTGGAGTCGGTAAAAGTGTATTGCTAGGAATGATGACCCGCTTTACAAGTGCCGATGTGGTTGTCGTAGGATTAATTGGTGAGCGAGGACGTGAAGTAAAGGAGTTTATAGAAGAAAATCTTGGTGAAAGTGGTTTGGCACGATCAGTCGTAGTCGCTGCACCAGCTGATACCTCACCGCTAATGCGTGTTAATGGCGCGGTTTTGGCAACTACAATTGCCGAATATTTTAGAGATAAAGGACTGGATGTGTTGCTCATTCTCGACTCACTGACCCGTTATGCACAGGCCCAAAGAGAAATCTCACTTTCAATAGGAGAGCTGCCAGCTACCAAAGGATTTACACCTTCAGTGTTTGCAAAGATATCACAATTAGTTGAACGGTCAGGAAACGGTATAAAGGAAAGAGGATCAATTACAGCGTTTTATACTGTTCTTGTAGAAGCTGATGACCATAACGATCCAATTGGTGATCACGCACGTTCTGTGCTCGATGGTCATATTATCTTGTCACGCACGCTGGCAGATGCTGGGCATTACCCTGCGATTGACATTGAAAAGTCTATCAGCCGTGTAATGCCAGCTGTAGTAGATAAAAACCAGCTAGCTTATTCACATAAATTCAAACAATTGTATAGCGCATATAATCAAAACCGTGACTTGATTAATGTGGGTATGTATCAATCAGGTGCGAATAAAATAATAGATGAGGCTATAAGATCCATAGATAATCTCGAAAAATTTCTGGTTCAAAACATCAACGAATCTTGCGATATCAAATCAAGTGTAGATTTTCTTATAAGGCTATTTAGCCAAGGATAA
- a CDS encoding flagellar biosynthetic protein FliQ produces the protein MNDTHILNAMQQMLYYVVIAVCIITLPVLAISLIMSIIQAATQINEMTLTFIPKFIVMFLLLFILSPWLMQKLILITHHYLDNLALFIR, from the coding sequence ATGAATGATACACATATACTGAATGCAATGCAACAAATGCTCTACTATGTTGTGATAGCTGTGTGTATTATCACTCTGCCTGTTCTCGCCATCAGTCTAATTATGTCAATAATTCAAGCGGCGACACAAATAAATGAAATGACACTCACGTTTATTCCAAAATTTATTGTCATGTTTTTATTACTGTTTATTTTGAGTCCGTGGTTAATGCAGAAACTTATTTTAATTACACACCATTATTTAGACAATTTGGCGCTGTTCATTAGATAA
- the flhA gene encoding flagellar biosynthesis protein FlhA, which yields MNNFSQLINIKNIKQFNFGILILILVMLTMTIIPLPPILLDLLFSSNITLSLIILMVCIYIFRPLDFSIFPTILLVTTLLRLTLNIASTRIVLLHGNQGPGAAGEVIRAFGEVVIGGSFVVGMIVFAILMIINFVVVTKGAGRISEVSARFTLDALPGKQMSIDADLGAGVITQEEAKKRRVEIIQEADFYGSMDGASKFVRGDAVAGLLILFINLIGGIVIGIFQHNMPFALAVKTFSLLTIGDGLVAQIPSLLMSIAAAIMVTRVSNEHDISEQTVSQLFNNPKPILLAGATIFVLSLIPNMPHLPFLSLAAICVLISYFIYVKNSVKTDSTHENTKKQAANTLDSAELNWDEVVHTDRLTLEIGYNLINMVGINKDGLLINRIKGIRKKLSMELGFLIPTIHVKDNLHLPANHYRIYMKGVVIAEAPVYPDMNLAINPGHIKHALTGTPCKDPTFGLDSYWISADQRDYAQGLGYTVVDASTVVATHLNQVIKNNSHHLLGYDEVQQLINRLTVSTPKLTETLTSGPQAVPLPIIVTTLQRLLQSGIPIIDIRSIAEKMIEVWAKSKDLDYLVENVRVAIKHLIVYSICGDKKELPVAVFDNDLAQILHKSIQPNHEGGEKIVVLEPSLTEKLYTKLLEFVRKSELDSLPPIMLVTSELRGLLEKLFKPGIPNLHFLAHNEVPDDRQLNIVAKIG from the coding sequence ATGAATAATTTTTCACAGCTTATTAATATTAAAAATATTAAGCAGTTTAATTTTGGAATATTAATTCTTATCTTAGTCATGCTGACAATGACGATTATTCCTTTGCCACCAATCCTGCTTGATTTGCTATTCTCCTCCAATATTACATTGTCTTTGATTATTTTGATGGTTTGCATTTATATATTCAGGCCACTTGATTTTAGCATATTTCCTACGATCTTATTGGTGACAACTCTTTTAAGATTGACACTAAATATAGCTTCAACAAGGATCGTGTTACTGCACGGAAATCAAGGTCCTGGTGCTGCTGGTGAGGTCATTCGTGCATTTGGAGAAGTTGTTATTGGCGGCAGCTTTGTGGTTGGTATGATTGTTTTTGCCATATTGATGATTATTAATTTCGTCGTTGTAACTAAAGGTGCAGGCCGTATATCAGAGGTAAGTGCTCGATTCACTTTGGATGCGTTACCAGGCAAGCAAATGTCAATTGATGCGGATTTAGGCGCTGGCGTTATAACCCAAGAAGAAGCAAAGAAACGAAGAGTAGAAATTATTCAGGAAGCTGATTTCTATGGATCGATGGACGGTGCAAGTAAATTTGTCCGCGGCGATGCTGTTGCGGGATTATTAATATTATTTATAAACTTGATTGGCGGCATCGTCATCGGTATTTTTCAACATAATATGCCATTTGCATTGGCAGTAAAAACATTCTCATTGTTGACCATCGGTGATGGATTGGTAGCCCAAATTCCATCATTGCTGATGTCGATAGCTGCGGCCATCATGGTGACGAGAGTAAGCAATGAGCATGATATAAGTGAACAAACAGTTAGCCAGTTATTTAATAATCCAAAACCCATTTTGCTGGCTGGTGCCACCATATTTGTTTTATCGCTGATTCCTAATATGCCGCATTTACCATTTTTGTCACTGGCAGCAATATGCGTGTTGATCAGTTATTTTATTTATGTAAAGAATTCAGTAAAAACCGATTCAACTCATGAAAATACAAAGAAACAAGCCGCAAACACTCTCGATAGTGCTGAACTCAATTGGGATGAAGTTGTGCATACTGATCGTTTGACACTTGAAATAGGCTATAATTTGATTAATATGGTTGGCATAAATAAAGATGGTTTGCTTATTAATAGAATAAAAGGAATACGCAAAAAGCTTTCAATGGAATTAGGATTTTTGATTCCAACCATTCACGTTAAAGATAATTTGCATTTGCCTGCAAATCATTACCGAATTTACATGAAAGGTGTAGTTATTGCAGAAGCACCAGTCTATCCTGATATGAATTTAGCTATTAACCCTGGGCATATTAAACACGCCCTTACAGGAACACCTTGTAAGGATCCTACGTTTGGCCTTGATAGTTATTGGATATCGGCTGATCAACGTGATTATGCTCAAGGACTTGGTTATACTGTCGTCGATGCTAGTACTGTCGTGGCTACGCATTTAAATCAAGTTATTAAAAATAATTCGCATCATTTACTTGGGTACGACGAAGTTCAGCAATTAATTAACCGATTAACCGTATCTACTCCTAAACTGACGGAGACACTAACATCTGGCCCACAAGCTGTGCCTCTGCCAATTATCGTAACTACTCTTCAGCGGTTACTTCAATCTGGTATTCCTATTATTGATATACGGTCAATTGCCGAGAAGATGATTGAAGTGTGGGCAAAATCAAAGGACCTTGATTACTTGGTGGAGAATGTACGCGTAGCGATAAAGCACTTGATTGTTTATAGCATTTGCGGTGATAAAAAGGAATTGCCGGTAGCCGTTTTTGATAATGACTTGGCACAAATCTTGCATAAGTCTATACAACCGAACCATGAAGGTGGAGAAAAAATAGTTGTGTTAGAACCGTCGTTGACTGAAAAACTCTACACTAAATTGCTTGAATTTGTGCGCAAAAGTGAGCTGGATTCGCTGCCACCCATTATGTTAGTCACAAGCGAGTTAAGGGGGTTATTAGAGAAATTGTTCAAGCCTGGAATCCCCAATTTACATTTTCTGGCACACAACGAAGTGCCTGATGATCGGCAATTGAATATTGTCGCTAAAATTGGATAA
- a CDS encoding flagellar biosynthetic protein FliR yields MNIISLIPLTYEKLVLFILALARISALLSSFVFFRRDYVNNKIIIGLSSLLAYIAVISMDFKPYYALFSANMVMQIIFQVVIGIVSGLILNIIFEIFTAFGQIISTQIGFSMVTLIDPRFGSITALTLFYNYAAMLIFLLLNGHLIVINLILESFKSLPVSLNYISNDVLIGILKYANIIFTGGVSLSIAIIIAMLITNMTIAVMSRFAPQFNIFSVGINISIILGLIFVFLTFGVFVGNGVEYIGSGLKQFQLWLTGG; encoded by the coding sequence ATGAATATAATTAGCTTAATACCATTAACATATGAAAAGCTCGTTTTATTTATTTTGGCATTAGCCAGGATATCTGCATTATTATCTTCGTTTGTGTTTTTCCGGAGGGATTATGTAAATAATAAAATAATAATTGGACTATCATCTTTGCTGGCATACATCGCAGTAATATCTATGGATTTCAAGCCATATTATGCATTGTTTTCTGCTAACATGGTGATGCAAATCATTTTTCAGGTAGTTATAGGTATAGTGTCTGGGTTAATTCTTAATATAATATTTGAGATTTTTACGGCATTTGGCCAAATAATATCGACGCAAATAGGGTTTTCAATGGTTACATTAATTGATCCGAGATTTGGATCAATAACGGCATTAACATTATTCTATAACTACGCAGCAATGCTGATATTTTTGCTGTTAAATGGGCATCTAATTGTTATTAATTTAATCTTAGAGAGTTTTAAATCATTACCTGTGAGTTTAAATTACATATCCAACGATGTATTAATCGGTATTTTGAAGTATGCAAATATTATTTTTACAGGAGGTGTGTCGTTATCAATTGCGATCATAATTGCAATGCTGATAACGAATATGACCATTGCGGTGATGAGTAGATTTGCACCGCAATTTAATATTTTTTCAGTAGGAATTAACATTTCAATTATATTGGGATTGATATTTGTTTTTCTCACATTTGGAGTGTTTGTTGGAAATGGCGTCGAATATATTGGGAGCGGACTAAAGCAGTTCCAATTATGGTTGACTGGAGGTTGA
- a CDS encoding flagellar biosynthesis protein FlhB, with product MSHEAQEKQHQPTSKHISDLRKQGIVMRSRDLSGGLVFTVTVAMLIIMSAQLMMSIKKNFSLAFSSIPDVIHNANYLGAILKKIALANFYQLLPIFIIMLVVAILSPFLFGGWNFTLDAIQFKLSKLNPTNNLGKLFSYKNALIEIARSIVKASIFLCILTFFLISNLNDIISLMNLQVISAITASEYLIKYFILFLCIALIFTVIFDIAYHYFRYQQQAKMSLQEVKDEQKDTEGSVESKRKMRLKQLAMVKQRINYSVPKASVVITNPTHYAVALKYNSGKDKAPKVIAKGKGIIAYQIRKAAISHGISIYQAPDLARAIYFTTKLGSEIHPGLYKPVAIVLSYVYQLKNYQYGVGKHPEIIEDLSIPKEFIYHE from the coding sequence ATGAGCCATGAGGCGCAGGAAAAACAGCACCAACCAACTAGCAAACACATAAGCGATTTGCGCAAGCAGGGAATTGTAATGCGCTCCCGCGACTTATCTGGCGGGTTGGTTTTTACCGTGACTGTAGCAATGCTAATTATAATGTCAGCTCAGCTGATGATGTCTATCAAAAAAAACTTTTCTTTAGCATTTTCCAGTATTCCTGATGTGATTCATAACGCTAATTATCTCGGGGCAATTTTAAAAAAGATTGCCTTAGCTAATTTTTATCAATTGTTGCCCATTTTTATTATCATGCTTGTAGTTGCAATTCTTTCCCCTTTTTTATTTGGAGGCTGGAACTTTACTCTTGATGCCATTCAGTTCAAACTGTCAAAGTTAAATCCAACTAATAATTTAGGTAAATTATTTTCCTACAAAAACGCATTAATTGAAATTGCAAGATCAATAGTAAAAGCATCTATATTTTTATGTATTCTAACTTTTTTCCTCATATCCAACCTCAATGATATTATTAGTTTAATGAATTTGCAGGTTATTTCTGCCATAACAGCATCTGAATACTTAATAAAATATTTTATTTTGTTCCTCTGCATAGCGCTTATTTTTACAGTTATCTTTGATATCGCATATCATTATTTTAGATATCAACAACAGGCAAAAATGTCATTGCAGGAAGTTAAAGATGAACAAAAGGATACAGAAGGAAGCGTAGAATCGAAACGAAAAATGCGTCTTAAACAACTCGCCATGGTCAAGCAAAGGATAAATTATTCCGTACCAAAAGCCAGTGTCGTGATAACCAATCCTACCCATTATGCAGTTGCGCTAAAGTATAACAGCGGCAAAGACAAAGCTCCAAAAGTAATTGCAAAAGGCAAGGGTATCATTGCGTACCAAATAAGGAAGGCAGCGATTTCACATGGAATATCGATCTATCAGGCGCCTGATTTAGCTCGCGCAATTTATTTTACAACAAAGCTGGGTTCTGAAATACATCCTGGATTATATAAACCAGTCGCGATTGTTCTTTCGTACGTTTATCAGCTTAAAAATTATCAGTATGGGGTAGGGAAACATCCTGAAATCATAGAAGATTTAAGTATTCCGAAGGAATTTATATATCATGAGTAA